The Oryzias melastigma strain HK-1 linkage group LG15, ASM292280v2, whole genome shotgun sequence genome includes the window tttaataataaattatttatgtgGGTTctctattgtgagaaaaatgctataaaaacatgttaaaaacacaaaaatgaaaaagattgtGCAGGTCTTTAAAGTATCACTTAACTGACAGACTTAAGCACACACTAACATACTCAATATTCACCCCTCCTCAAAAGCTCACAGGACACAAAGTTCAAAATACGAAACAAAAATTCACACATTTCCGATAGAAAAGGAGTTAGAAACAAGTatgtttcagtcttttttttcttctttctttctctatTTTTGCCAGGTATACAAAAACCCTTTCAACTACAGTAGGCTGAACAACTGGAAACTCTTTTTGGGAGTGGAGAAACGCAGGTttgttttgagctttttatcatttttcctaATATAAACTCAGACACATCTGCATGTGTGGTCCCTGCTGCACTGTATTTCCAGTAACCCAGacttggtttttctttttagtcatTGGGTGACTCGCGTCCTCCTTCCTTCTGGGCATTCCCCAAATGGAGATGGATTAACATGGGACATCTTCCCAGTTAATAAGGATGTGATTCCTGTATGATGGAGGCACATTTGTGTCATTCTTGTTATCCCGTATACCTCCTGTAcctcagacttttttttaagcactggGGGTATATAAATTCAGAGAGGTGGAAGGCCATAAATGCTTTATTGTAAGTTTGACTTCTCAAAACAAACTGGTTGTACTTGACTTTAAGCATTGCTATGCCATAATTAtggatttaatatttttatacaaaaaaataaacagactaAGTTATTTGTTGGATGCAGATTTTGTAAAGATATTATCTTAATGTTCCTcaagctaatttgttttttgtccacAACTGCGTAAAATGTTCTACTGTTCATGTTAACCGTCCACCCATCCTGCACATTTGCACACTCCAGTCCTCAAACTTTCAAACCtttgagaagaaaataaaactttgtcctgaaaatttgttgttgcttttttttctacttgtttATCAATAAAGTGggatatttaatttgtttcttaCAGTAATGATTCATTTGTTAGAACATACATAATGTAAAAGTACTAAAGGTGTTTAGTaatgaaatgttcattaaaaaatgtctcaaaaaccttaaaacaaatttttggtTTGATGTCCAAAAACTCCACATGTCAATCAAATTTAACAAGCTTTGGCTGCAGGGATGCAGGTCAACAGGTCGATTCAGTCAGACAAAAGCAGAGCTTTAGTTCCAAATTTAGAATACACAATATACTTTTATGTTGGTTTCAAGAGAATTGTACACAGAAACAAGTCATGGTTGGCATCTAGATAAAATCTGATGAACTTTTACCAATAGGGAatgttgtaaattaaaaatgattttcatcatttatttatttatgtattttaaaggtAGCAATtggatataaaaaaatgcaaatgctctttattttgaaaaatctaaaactacagAAACAGGGTTGACACTTCATCGAGCATGTACCACTATTGTCCAGCAGGTGTCAGTGTTTGACCTTTTTGAGtcgtaaaatatttaaagaccaacattgatttatttttttatatttgtgccttttatattgttttttgttgtaagTGGCGCATGGTTATGTGAGAAATTTTTACTGATGCtatttatggacattttttggtctagattttattaaaatcaaaatatatgaCCAATTTACGTCAGGGTTATTTATTATCTATTCTAGACCTATGAGACGCCAATGTACACAatgggtttctttttttcagaactgGAGACTTTATCAGCTCACTATACGGTATGGAGAGAACATAGTTCCATACGATTTGTGACAGGTGGTACACAGTTAcacataaaatgtattgtatgagttacaaaccAAGAATTACAAACACACTAGTTGGATGGGACTATTTTCTCTTTCTTAGAAGCAAATTCAAACAGGTTAAgtgtaaaaagtattttttaacctgtaaaaaatatacatttttattattattttaatccttcctttttggaaaataatttCTATGTCACCTTATTTATTCTAGggaattgtttatttatttatttatttattttggaccAGTGGCAACAAGAACAAAacgaatgattttaaaaattgtttttttttttcagaacggggcattaaaagaagaaagtgtaatatttttaaatctgtgtttaTGTGACAGTAAATTTGGTTAAACTTTTCATGTCACAATCTTACGTCCTGTCAGTGATAAAAACCGAGTTTGTCTCTTCCGTTGTCTTCTACAAAGATGCTCCAAGAGTTTACAAGAGGATTTTATCcacaaaagcaacaagaaataGACTCTTTTGGATGTTACTCTCcttataaacagaaaaaaacacagacagcTATATGCACATGATGCTCTTCTGCTGTCATCCAGATTGTATCTTTTTAATTACAACCACTTTGCACGAAACCCcattttttctgtgtgtaaaGCTCTTCTTCAGTCCTTTCAGAGCTGCAGTCCTTGTACATTAAGTGTACATCTGTCTAACATATAACTTACAATTTACCTGGTGTACTACTTCTTATTCTTTGCACTAAATATAGTTTTGGGGACAAAATGATCTCCAAAATCCGAATTTTTGATCTATACTTCAAAATAACAGGTTGATAtaagtttagattttctttgttctatttttttgatAGCTGCATTCTAAATAAAGGAAACCCTCAAAATTGTTAGTAGAGATTTGGAGAAATCATCCAAAATCGTCCATTCTTTGCTTTGACTGGTTTTCTTCAGCAGCAAAAGTGAATATTGGAATTTCTGCTCAGGTATATCAAATTAAAACGATTGCATTTTGTAAAACaagcacaaaataaacaaaaagcaaacacCCAAATTCACATTTCTCAATTGATgtttcatgaataaaatgttaaattgcaTTATACtcaaaagcatcaaaaacttttttggtcaaatataaaacttattttacttcATTATTGCAATACAACTACAGAACAGATGACTTTGGAGACaattttcttaacatttcatattaaaatgtgattgtttCTTAATCATAGCAGTTCTCATTgtaaatattaagcaaaaaagtaaacatttatacATCATGAGTCCTTACCGTAACTGTCTTTGCGCGTCCGCGTGCGGGTTTAAccgtaatgttaaaaaaacgcGCATAATCCATGAATGACGCCTGACGAGGGGCGGCCGGTTTGACGGTCGCTtttgggaacgcttttaaacgAGAAAAAGAGCGTTAGGCATcgcatctttatttatttctctgctcTGAGCCATTTGACAGAGAAGAGAGTTGcttttttcttcagaaggagcgtCAGGAATTGAAAGTTTTTGTTGGATCAGGCAGATTATCAGGCGTTCAGACGCACAGTTCCCCCAGTGTGCGTCTGTCACCCTGCAGGCTGCTCCTCTGGTCTGGATTTGGAAGCAccataaactgtttttgtacTCTTTTCGGATGTGGCAAGCAAACTGTAGAAGGATGCACAATCTAGCAGACTGGATTTCTGGTAAGTGATTgttcacacattttattttattttattaattccCAATTATGATGAGATTTGAGGTATTTGGGGTTTTTACGCACGTCGATTTCtatccaaaaacacatttattgtgtTAGTGCTTGTGTTATTTTAATGATAATATGTGAAGACAGTGCGTGAGAAGCATGCTGCCATCAGCTGGCGCTACACGTGACATAAACATTAGAGCTGCTCTGGGCTGACCTCTCTGGGACGAGAAGTGCTGAGCTGTCATTGCTCCCCAATGATGCTTTTCTACAGAACACTTCCTTTACCACTTTAACTCTAGATCGTTTTTGCATGTTAAATGATTTATATGTCGGATTTGATTCACTCTGGATGCGATTGTTCTGCATCTGCTGCCTTGCAGGGTCCGTGATGGGAGGCTGCGTGGGGAGGAGCAGCGTGGATGGGCAGGGGAGCGCCCCAGGATCTATGAGAGGCAAAAAACGTGGAGGTAAGAGGCTGAAACCTCAACATAGAGTGTCCCGAGGAGCACTGTAATCCACGGTTACTTTGTGGGATGgagtaaaccaaaaaaatcctaatggAACAACATGTTCGGAGTTTGAGAAAGCCTTTAAAAAtctactgtctttttttttatgctggCAAATTATTCATTGTTTAATTATAGTGGAATTGATTTCAGTATCATAATCAATTGGAATCATACAGAATTTAcataattgggaaaaaaatattttgcaactTTCCAACATTTTGGCAAACTTATAAAAAAGAACACTACACAagatcaaatgttattttaaattatcttaaaaGAGAAGCAAATTACAAGTCCAAAAGTTGACTTCAATGGTtagttctaaaataaactttctgaaagattatttttgaaaagcttcttctcaataaataaatatatacatggtcagtagtttgtaaaaaaaaaaaaaaaaaaaaaaaaacatacagaagcCCATGTCTTATCTCCAGCTTCCAAAGCATGGAGGTAGAGGGATAGTGGTTTGGGTATAAGTTCCATTTGGTGGCAAATATGTTACTTTTAGGCAACAAGAtgatcttattaaaaaaatgtgttcaattcCAATTAAAATATCACAGaatattaaataaagcaaaatgaagaaataccaCAACATAATTTTGatccaaactttaaaaatgcacaataattCTCTCATAAGTTGATGGTTTATGTTTGCTCCTGGAGCCCATTGACTTGCAAATCTATGAGTCTGTGCTGATGATGCTGACTTTACCATtcattaaaactataaaacaacaTAGTTTTCCCTAAAATGTCCAGAATATGCATCATCTGCCGCGTGAGATTTGTTCAGAATAATGGACCAATAAGGTTGAAAATAAGTTGCACAGAAGTCATCTGAATATTCAGTCTGCAGGTGTTGAATGTCTGAAGGATTACAGCAAAGTTATGTATCTAAGCTGACCTGATCTGACAGGAGGGATTATATAAACACTTTTCAGTCCCCTCCTCCTAAATAAGAGCTTGTCGGGACTTGGAATTAAGCATCAGTTATGGCAGGCCTTTATTTGTGAGACTACTATCTCTGTGGATCCACTGCACGACATCAGTGCCTTTGAAAAATCGGACACCTCTGGTTTATATAAAGGATCAAATGTGGGATTAATATGATAATAAAGTTataataaagcattttaatgtCAGAGTTATTAAAATAGCTGATGAGTTTATCCAGGACATTCACAGAAATACAGTGGCTTCCCCCATAGCACGACCTAACAAGAGTTTAGAGTCTGGTAATAGCTTGAGTACGTTGTCTTTGTGTATTTCCATCCAGTCTTTAAATAGAGCTGATAGGATTAGACCTCTTGTGTAAGGAGGCTGCGGTCTGGCAAGGACACTCTGTCTATACATTGAACTCGTTCCACTGAAGTGCTCTCATGGTATTTTAAGGTGGTGGGTTTGTTATTAGAAAGGATAAATCTGGAGAATGTGTGGTCATTTTTAAGCAACTGGGGAAGTATCACAACACCTCGAGGTGTTGAGCTTGAACTTTTTCATAGCAGTTTTATTGTGGCGAGCAGAAGCGAGGCCCGGCTGTTCTTTGCAATTGCTTTCTGCGATTCGTTTTTGAAGGACTTTTGATGTTTAGAAGTCTGATTTTGCACAAACCTTTGAGCTATGGGAGTGCCTAACTCCAGGGAATACCATTACTACCACGCTCCAAGCGCACCTTTTAAGATCATAGTAAAAAGTAAGTACAACCTTTTTGGTATGGAGAGATTTGTGTCTCTTATATATAACACTTATGAACAGACCTCGTTTAACAGTTTAACTCATGCACTTCTGACTTGTTGCTGTGTTCTTAGTTACGGTACCATAAAGGGTTACTTacagagattttttaaataactcaaTTAGATGACCAAGATTAattattttgactgttttctgaacaaactatttttaagtttcactttaTCTTACTTTGAAagacacatatacatatatatataattttctgTCAAGacaggctgattttttttccctcttcaaCTGTCAGTAGcgtatataaaaaatataagaacTGCCctgaaaacacaagaagaaaTTCAGTAAAATAAGTGAATCATTGCACAGGTAAAAGGTTTATGCGTAATGAATTTAGTTATTTAGAGTAACAGCTTAAAATCTGATACCTATAAAATGGAACaagtttaagattattttagtcTTTTGGTCTACTTTAAAGATAAGCAAGACAtccaacatgttttattaaactgcatgtatttatgcatatttaaatgttttaataactaattttgagtttaagttTTAGTGGATTAACAGGATCCAGTGACCAGGATCATTAAAGCTTCAGTTTTAGATTCCAAGTGGCACAGTTTACAGGTTAGaatgaaatttaacaaaaaagggacaatcatttattttctaaatgttacgTCACttggcttttgttttgttagagAAAGGTAAATTagttaataaatatttctatttagATTGTTTTCTCAATAAGCTCTAGCAATGTCtcgatttttttcagttgaatttacaataaatacCACATTGTTACAAAGATTTTCTGAAAACTGTACACAAAGAATGAAACTTTGAAACAAGACAAAACTAATCAAACCATTTAAGGAATATATAATCTAACTTAGCTCAAACATCATGGCATAAATTCCTACCTAATTGCCTAAAAggtgacaaaaaatgtaataaaggaTGTTCTAATATATCTTCCTGTATGTAAAAACATAGAGCAAgttcttttagaaaaatgaaaaccaacaaCGTGCATAAAATAAGAGTAAtatgaaagtaaaataatgGACACCCACTGAGCACTGACTAAACTATAATAGCTAGCATGATGTTTTAATACTCAGTTTTAACTAATTCTTATTTTACACACaccagtcattaaaaaaaagaaaaatgttattaaaatgtttgtatgaCACATAATGGGGTGCATTTGTGCAAACAATGAAAGTGGAAATGTGGACCACAACATCTTAGAGCTTAGAAAACTTCatagaaactgtaaaaaagagattttaagaaaagtttttgtcattttgttcaatacatttatttgtggTACAAGTCATGCTTTCTAGTTACAAGATCAAGTCCATTGAGCCCATAAGtctaaattaaagtaaattaaatattttgagcTCACAaccatatttaattatttgcaaacatataaaatatgtaatgaggaacaaaagttaaaatcctAAATCAAGTCTATTCTGAAAGTTGCTGATTGTTAAGCTTAAGTTTAACCAACACACAATACCTCTCTCATATTatctaataaaaataagtttaatatTTTGATGAAGTCTTCACCAGCTACAGAACTGaatggatttaaataaaattcatgCATTCACGGGATGTTGCAAATAGAAGTATTTGCAAAATCCTTGAgccaaaaaaagattaaaaaaaaaaaaaagtttaatgccAAATTTTCTATTCAAAAACTGGGATCCACTTTGGATTTGTGATTCCAATTGATGCTCTTGtcattctgtattttttgtagtgtttttctttcttattggTTAAAAACCGCTCATCTTTCCAACCAATGTGATAGTGCCAGACTGCATAAATCCTGTTATGTGGAACCAGATTACTGACCTCATAATCCGCTGATGGGTGTGcgtgggtgtttgtgtgtgtccatGCACATGTGCAGAATGAGTTCCCAGACACAGCAGCAACATCACACTGTGCTATAAATAAAGAATCTTCCTTTTTGTCTCCTCTAATAATCAGTCCACATCCTCCTTTTGGAGAACTGCTAACACTTCCTGCAAACTCttaaaggacaaaaataaatagaaatgagtgtaaaaacataaagattatcttttattatttttattatcccATAATATTAAAGGTTGCAtcaaacaagttatttttttaaatagcttggAATTAACCCTTTTTGCTctgctcttttttgttttctatagcACGTAATGAGCCTCTCAAGAAGGAGCGTCCTAAATGGAAGAGTGAGTACCCCATGACAGAAGGACAGCTCAGGAGCAAGAGGGATGAGTTTTGGGATACAGCTCCAGCCTTTGACGGACGGAAAGAGATTTGGGATGCACTCAGAGCTGCTGCGCTGGCTGTGGAGTGCAATGACCTGGAGCTGGCACAGGCAATAGTGGATGGAGCCTGCATTACTCTGCCGCACGGTACGAAACCGCAGTTTgagagtgtgacatcatccaagTTGTGTCCCCTGAAAGCCAAGATGCTCACATGCACAGTCCACAGTAATCAGTTTTGCAAAGGAACATCCACAGAATCACAAACAAGAATTGTCCAGAGATTACTGCTGTGAGGGTTGCATAACACACAGAGCTGCTTTGACCACTGCAGATGGATTGATGCACGCAGAGCCGTGACAGGAAACCGCACTGTCCCAACATAGGCTAGTGCTTTTGCTTTAGTAtacttttaccatttaaaacgcaaaagttgattaaaaaatgtaagtaaatatCAGAAATGATGCCCAAAGTTTCATTTATGGGTCAAAGAGGTCGGAAATGAAATGGTGTAGGGGTTGAGCTCTATTTTGTAAatcaatttctttttctttctttttttgttttgttttgttatacaGAAGTAAGAGTGTtacttgaattgaattgaattgaattgaatgttgattaaattaaattcaatgaaattgatttgaattaaatttgatttgaattaaattgaatttgatttgatttgatttgatttgatttgatttgatttgatttgatttgatttgatttgatttgatctggtctgatctgatctgaccggacctgatttgatttgatttgatttgatctgatctgattggaccggaccggacctgaatttaattgaattggaCTGGACTGGGCTAGACTGGActtgattcgatttgattcaacTTAATTGACTCAGTTTGGTGTGGCGTGGTTCGGTTCGATTTGATTTGAATGTAGAATCCATTTTTGTCCTCAGGTTCTCTCACAGAAAGCTACGATGAACTGGGCAACCGTTACCAGCTCCCGGCGTACACCTTAGCACCACCTGTTAATCTCATCACTGAGACATCCAGCGAATGCAAAGCGTCTGATtgcacacaaaaacaagctCAGGCCTCACCATCCAGAGAGGATTTCCAGCTCCGGGTGCGATTATCAACAGGTAACAACAgctgctacaaaaaaaaatctaaataaaaaaggttgtCTCTTTGTTGCAGTATTTTATCATCATTTCTCACCTACAACAATTCTGGTGTTTTAGGAAAAGATGTGCGTCTCACAGCAAGCATGGCTGACTCTATTGCTGAACTGAAGAAGCAGCTGGAAGAACGGGAGGACATTGAAGTGACCCGTCAAAGGTGGTTCTTCTCCGGCAAGCTGCTCACTGACAAGACTCGACTCCAAGATGCAAAGATTCAGAAAGATTTCGTCGTCCAAGTAATTGTGAACATAAACCCATCTGTTATAACTaactaaaggaaaacaaaacatcaagtAAAGGAATGATTTAAATCACAGAAGGAAGTGCAGATGGGGCTGCAGGGATAGGAGTAGGGTCTGACATGAGTATCCAGCTGGAATTTTATGtacaattttatataaatatatatatgtaagtTATTGCTTTTATATTGCTCCTTTTTGTATTTATCcctttattttttcccaaacaaagtaaaatgatgaaaaagcACTGAAACACTTTAGATTACAGGGGTATCCCTAATATTGTCATCCCAGCgtctgtttctttgtttttgacatggGTTCCTCTCTTCCTCATTGCTGTTCTTGTTTATTGATGAATGAAGCACTTTGGCCAGGGGTTCGAATAAggaaaatccactttttttttcttttttgaaaagtaGACTGTATACAaactttttacaataaaatatattttgtttgttatttaagGTACTGTGTACAATACATAGTCACGATGAAGTCGCGATGAAAGCACCTTTCTAAAGAGAATCAAGATGTGAAAACTGTTCAGCAAATAGTagtttaatgtaaaataaaagaagctgtTCTCTGGATTTgaataaatcttcaaaacagacactgtttgctgctgttgtgattttatttaaagatgtcCTGGTAAGTTTAAATGAGAAAACTGCTATTTAGTATGATGCTTGTTAAACAAGCACACAGTTAACATGTTCAATGTTTGTAATGCAAGATTATCATCCAAGAAGTGCTAACTTTTGTCACGTAAGTATATTCTTCACACATGATCACTTTAACCAGTCTTATATTAAATTGCAAACATCGTTTTCTAAAAAGACATAAACACAGAGTATAATAATGCTTATAAAAAATCcccttgcttttttttcaattctagTTTCTGTGTTGCTGATATTACATATTCCTTGAATCTttacattcaaaacaaaatctTCTCATTCAACTTTGTATGACTGAATGGCGGTTTTATGAGTATAACTAGAAAACAGTTTAGGTACTAGGCTTTAATTATTACTTCACTGTGTTTACACAATGGATTCTATTTTTATAGTAAGACAGAAAGTTATTGTTTTGTTGATGCTTTCATATTTAATAACATAACATTAAAGGTCACAtcaaataagcttttttaattcattcatttttttaattcatataaTTTATAAGATACATACAATTCAGATTATGTTCCTAAAATCACAAGTATTTTCTATGGCTTTTAACTCtcaattgttgttttttatacacaaatctttttctaatatgtatttttaattttaaatgtcaaacaatctttgtagttttagatttgttgtataaaaccaaaaccaaaacttaaaatgttatgtttttagaACAGTaaattgtattgattttttattaatgttatgATCGTTCATAGTTTTTGCCATATTGTCATCTTTTTTATAATAATGGGCACAATAAATAACATGACAAAAACTTTGATTGTGATGTGAGCAGCGCCATCTAGagatggaaaaacacaaacattcgGGCATACACGTGACGTCATATATGAGCGACGGTGGCATCTGCTGAACTGAACCACAGTTTGGGGATCGTGACAAATTCCTCCCCGTAATGGTCAAATCGGGGAAACTTCGTTCTGGTACCGGATCGAAGTTGAAACGATGGAAGAAAGGACACAGCAGCGACTCCAACCCGCAGACGAACCGGTTCCGACAGGCCGCGAAGAGCCGCTTCTTCAGCCGACCCTCTGGTGAGTTGCACGTGGGTCCGTGCGTCAGTTAGCTTTAACTAGCATACAGTGGAACGACCTGTGGTGAATTTTTAACTAACACTCATGGGACtatcattgattttttaaaataagttgtgCTTTAGCTATTATTGtcttaagtttttaacattgtgGCCTTCATAATGTTTTGATTCCTACGTTATATAAAATTGagatagaaatgttgactcgaATATCACTGaaacttgggttttttttttgttatgagaaacacattttcaaataactaataatctatttttaaaagaaagtgaaGCTTTAATTGATACATCTATTCCTCCCTGCATTAGGTATGTGTAGATTCTCATTCAGCCAGATTGTAggtaaaatagtaataataataaaaaataaattgtggtTGAAGACATTTCACCTCTTCTCTAAGAGGtgttcttaatttttaaatatgcaaTTGAGAATTTGcacatccatccatacattaGGAAATAATACACACattgcttttctgtttgtttttttaagtattttataaatcaatatttCTCTTCTGTTGTCATAAACTTTGCAAGTTAACTTTAAACTTATTGTCACCTAATATGTATACAagtgagacaaaaataaaatgtcagagtttaaaaaaagatgatttttgttGGTAGGtcacatttatttcacattttttctttgtttctgcaggAAAGAGTGATCTCACAGTCGATGCTCTCAAGCTCCACAATGAGCTGCAGACAGGGACTCTGGAGGTCGGCACAGGCAGCTGCAAAGATGCTCGCATGGAGGAGGAACCTGACGAGATGTCGCAGAGAACCTCCGGGACTTTTCTCAGCGGCCTTTCAGACTGTTCCAACCTCACATTCCGGAAGGTGCAGCGGTTCTGGGAGTCCAACTCAGCGGCACATAAAGAGGTGTGtactgcatttatttaaatttaaataaagttgttgctTTCATGATAAAATGTTTGGAATGCCTTTTCCGTGAGATGTCCAGAAGGAATAAGAGAGTTGCGTAACaaatcatttaaagacccagttcaaaagaaatgacattgttagtatttttaacatgtttttgtggtattcttctgatgatggatAACATAtattaatacaatttaaactaaaaaatgaatttctgagagctttttttattcaaatcattatgaattaagaacagacaataaaaattatggtttaaaaaaagattttttattcaGGGCTCGTTGCAAGCTTCCTGTCCCGAGCTCTTAGAAACGGGGAAGGGAAGAGGGGACGGAGTTGCTTTGCTCCAACTGTCTTGTTCACAAAAATCAGAGGACAAACTTTGATGAACtactaccactctgcagaaactatgttctagaaaaatgtgtatttactTATTCTTTCTAATAGTTAAAGTACAAACTCCATTGGTTGGTAATACTAGAAATGTGAGGATATTTCAGTTTTTCCGCGTTTCCTCCTCAGATCTGTGCAGTTCTGGCCGCTGTTACCGAGGTCATTCGAGGTCAAGGAGGAAAGGAGACGGAAACAGAGTATTTTGCTGCTTTGGTgaggtttattttctttactatGGTCAATTATAACTCTAACATCTTTTGAAATGTAATACATTTAGACCCTAGCATGGGTCctagatttatttgtttttatttcgtAGATGACCACACTGGAAGTCGTGGATTCACCAGAGTCTCAGACGGCGGTCGCGTACCTCCTTAACCTCGTCATAAAACGGTAGTTCTTTAGCATCTTTTAGtttaggggttttttttgtaaaaaaaaaaaatatatatatatatatatatatatatatatatatatatatatattcggTGCCTCATTTCTTACACTTGATTGTTTTTTCAGAGTTCCTGCTCCAGTTCTTATGTCTAAGTTTTCAGACACAACCAAGGCTCTGATGGACATCATGTCAAAACAGGCCTCGTCTGATTCGTCCTCTGTCCTCAGATGGGTGAgaacatttaagctttttattaaatccactcctgtttgtgctgtttaaaatagttttagaatAAATGAGTATTCTCTTGTGTATTTTAGATCCTGTCATGCCTTGCCACTTTATTGAGGAAGCAGGACACGTCCGTCTGGACTTATCCATCGACTCTGCAGGCTTATCACGGCCTGCTCAGTTTCACGGTGCACAGCAAGCCAAAGGTTTACCTCACTAGTCTGCTTTTAATTCTCCTCGTCTCTGATGTGCAGAACAA containing:
- the ubtd1a gene encoding ubiquitin domain-containing protein 1a isoform X2, which produces MWQANCRRMHNLADWISGSVMGGCVGRSSVDGQGSAPGSMRGKKRGARNEPLKKERPKWKSEYPMTEGQLRSKRDEFWDTAPAFDGRKEIWDALRAAALAVECNDLELAQAIVDGACITLPHGSLTESYDELGNRYQLPAYTLAPPVNLITETSSECKASDCTQKQAQASPSREDFQLRVRLSTGKDVRLTASMADSIAELKKQLEEREDIEVTRQRWFFSGKLLTDKTRLQDAKIQKDFVVQVIVNINPSVITN
- the ubtd1a gene encoding ubiquitin domain-containing protein 1a isoform X1, with amino-acid sequence MLNDLYVGFDSLWMRLFCICCLAGSVMGGCVGRSSVDGQGSAPGSMRGKKRGARNEPLKKERPKWKSEYPMTEGQLRSKRDEFWDTAPAFDGRKEIWDALRAAALAVECNDLELAQAIVDGACITLPHGSLTESYDELGNRYQLPAYTLAPPVNLITETSSECKASDCTQKQAQASPSREDFQLRVRLSTGKDVRLTASMADSIAELKKQLEEREDIEVTRQRWFFSGKLLTDKTRLQDAKIQKDFVVQVIVNINPSVITN
- the ubtd1a gene encoding ubiquitin domain-containing protein 1a isoform X3 — encoded protein: MGVPNSREYHYYHAPSAPFKIIVKTRNEPLKKERPKWKSEYPMTEGQLRSKRDEFWDTAPAFDGRKEIWDALRAAALAVECNDLELAQAIVDGACITLPHGSLTESYDELGNRYQLPAYTLAPPVNLITETSSECKASDCTQKQAQASPSREDFQLRVRLSTGKDVRLTASMADSIAELKKQLEEREDIEVTRQRWFFSGKLLTDKTRLQDAKIQKDFVVQVIVNINPSVITN